A region of Maribacter algicola DNA encodes the following proteins:
- a CDS encoding metal-dependent transcriptional regulator — MTLSEEDYIKTIYHLANGEGHSISTNAIADQMETKPSSVTDMLKKLSDKNLVNYKKYKGVSLTEKGTITALSIVRKHRLWEVFLVDKLDFAWDEVHEVAEQLEHIKSDKLIDKLDTYLGNPRVDPHGDPIPTKDGEFKKSVKKLVSELPVGSQGVCVGVNDSSVAFLKFLDKNRISLGDTLTILEKEDFDGSVNIAINEKEMRISDQIASNLFLEVLENK, encoded by the coding sequence ATGACGCTCTCAGAAGAGGATTACATAAAGACCATCTATCATTTGGCAAATGGGGAGGGGCATTCCATATCCACCAATGCGATAGCGGACCAAATGGAAACCAAGCCGTCATCCGTTACGGATATGCTCAAAAAGTTATCCGATAAAAACCTTGTGAACTATAAAAAGTACAAGGGGGTTTCCTTGACCGAAAAAGGAACCATAACGGCTCTTTCCATAGTACGAAAGCACCGTTTGTGGGAGGTGTTTTTGGTAGATAAGCTGGACTTTGCCTGGGATGAGGTTCATGAGGTAGCGGAGCAGCTGGAGCATATAAAAAGTGACAAGCTTATTGATAAGTTGGACACCTATTTGGGAAACCCTAGGGTGGACCCGCATGGGGATCCCATACCCACCAAGGATGGGGAATTTAAAAAGTCTGTCAAGAAACTGGTCAGTGAACTTCCTGTTGGCTCCCAGGGCGTTTGTGTTGGTGTCAATGATTCCTCTGTCGCCTTTTTAAAATTTTTGGATAAAAACCGGATATCCTTGGGTGATACTTTGACAATTTTGGAAAAGGAGGATTTTGATGGTTCAGTAAATATTGCGATCAATGAAAAGGAAATGAGAATATCCGATCAAATAGCTTCCAATTTGTTTTTGGAGGTATTGGAAAATAAATAA
- a CDS encoding TonB-dependent receptor, whose product MPIRTVCCILCMLYGLKTWTQGASITGKVFSEKHSIPFVNLYLKNTTIGSSTDELGMYTIKNIAPGTYTLVASVMGYVPFEQRISLSENEQLVLNIEMEASAERLDEMVVSGTLKAVNRSESPVPVEVYSPTFLKQNPTANIFEALQNVNGVRPQINCNVCNTGDIHINGLEGPYTLVLIDGMPIVSGLGTVYGLSGIPNSLIEQIEIVKGPASSLYGSEAVGGLINIITKNNLEAPDFAVDTFLTGWGEYNVDIGAKMDVGKKSNVLLGINYFNFDQLVDNNGDNFTDLTIQDRISLFQKWSFQRAENRIFSLAGRYFYEDRWGGELQWTPEFRGGDEIYGESIYTSRWEVLGKYQLPLDEKVLFSFSYNDHSQNSVYGDTPYIADQRIGFAQMTWDKKVGRHDLLLGTSLRYNFYNDNTPATPLADEVWIPSIFIQDEVALANKHSLLLGLRYDYDNRHGAIYTPRTAYRFKISDNDILRLNAGTGFRVVNLFTEDHAALTGARDVIVTEALEPERSVNINLNYLKKIYSSNGTFASLDASAFYTRFSNAILPDYDTNPNQIIYDNLDGFSESKGISANLDVVFPNGFKFLLGATFQDVSQTENGIKTSQILTESYTGTWNMGYTFQNPRLTIDYTGNLYGPMRLPTLGETDPRSDFSPLWSIQNVQFTYKGLKDIEIYGGIKNLLDWTPNRGNPFIIARANDPFDREVVFDPNGNPVATPNNPNALTFDPSYVYGPNQGIRGFLGVRYRIY is encoded by the coding sequence ATGCCTATAAGAACGGTTTGCTGCATCCTGTGTATGCTTTACGGCCTTAAGACCTGGACCCAAGGGGCTTCCATAACGGGAAAGGTTTTTTCTGAAAAGCATTCCATACCCTTTGTGAACCTATATCTTAAAAACACTACGATTGGAAGCTCCACGGATGAGCTAGGCATGTATACTATAAAAAATATAGCACCAGGTACCTATACCCTTGTAGCTTCCGTGATGGGATACGTCCCGTTCGAACAGCGGATCTCCCTTTCGGAAAACGAACAATTAGTGCTAAACATAGAAATGGAAGCGTCCGCGGAACGTTTGGATGAAATGGTCGTATCGGGCACTCTTAAGGCAGTGAACCGCTCAGAAAGTCCGGTTCCGGTAGAGGTCTATAGTCCTACTTTTCTAAAACAAAACCCAACGGCAAACATTTTTGAGGCCTTGCAAAATGTGAACGGCGTACGGCCCCAAATCAATTGTAACGTCTGCAATACCGGGGATATTCACATAAACGGACTCGAAGGCCCCTACACCTTGGTACTGATTGATGGAATGCCCATTGTTAGTGGTTTGGGTACGGTTTATGGCTTGTCCGGTATCCCAAACTCCCTTATAGAACAAATAGAAATCGTTAAGGGACCTGCCTCCAGTTTGTACGGGAGCGAGGCCGTTGGAGGATTGATAAATATCATCACCAAAAACAATCTGGAGGCTCCGGATTTTGCCGTTGATACATTTCTCACCGGATGGGGTGAGTATAACGTGGATATTGGTGCCAAAATGGACGTAGGGAAAAAGTCGAACGTATTGCTGGGCATCAACTATTTCAACTTCGACCAGTTGGTAGATAATAATGGAGATAATTTTACCGATTTAACCATTCAAGACCGCATATCCCTCTTCCAAAAATGGAGTTTTCAACGTGCCGAAAACCGCATATTCTCCTTGGCAGGCCGCTATTTTTATGAAGATCGATGGGGTGGGGAACTGCAATGGACCCCTGAATTTAGAGGGGGAGATGAAATTTATGGTGAAAGTATATACACCAGCCGATGGGAAGTTTTGGGAAAATATCAGCTACCCTTGGACGAAAAAGTGTTGTTTTCCTTTTCGTACAATGACCACAGTCAAAATTCGGTGTACGGGGACACTCCGTATATAGCGGACCAACGCATTGGCTTCGCCCAAATGACCTGGGACAAAAAAGTGGGCAGGCACGATCTTTTGTTGGGTACATCCCTCCGATATAATTTTTACAACGACAACACCCCGGCAACACCCCTTGCGGACGAGGTTTGGATTCCCAGTATCTTCATACAGGACGAAGTGGCCTTGGCCAACAAACATTCCCTTTTATTGGGACTTCGATACGATTATGACAATCGTCACGGAGCCATTTACACGCCTAGGACCGCTTATCGGTTTAAGATATCGGACAACGACATCCTTCGCCTGAACGCCGGCACGGGGTTCCGGGTAGTCAATTTATTCACGGAGGACCATGCCGCGTTGACAGGTGCCAGGGACGTTATCGTTACCGAAGCTTTAGAACCGGAACGTTCGGTCAACATAAACCTGAACTATCTTAAAAAGATTTATAGCTCCAATGGCACTTTTGCCAGCTTGGACGCATCGGCCTTCTATACCCGATTCAGTAATGCCATCTTACCCGATTACGATACCAATCCCAACCAAATTATCTATGATAATTTGGACGGTTTTTCGGAATCCAAGGGCATCAGCGCCAATTTGGATGTAGTCTTTCCCAATGGATTCAAATTTTTACTGGGTGCAACGTTTCAGGACGTGAGTCAAACCGAAAATGGAATAAAAACCAGTCAGATTCTCACGGAAAGTTACACGGGTACATGGAACATGGGATACACTTTTCAAAATCCAAGGCTAACGATTGACTACACAGGAAATTTGTATGGCCCTATGCGACTTCCCACCTTGGGCGAAACGGACCCCAGAAGCGATTTTTCACCGCTTTGGAGTATTCAGAACGTTCAATTTACATATAAGGGGCTGAAGGATATAGAAATCTATGGTGGTATTAAAAACTTGTTGGACTGGACCCCCAACAGGGGAAATCCCTTTATCATCGCCCGTGCGAATGATCCCTTTGACAGGGAAGTCGTATTTGACCCCAATGGCAATCCCGTTGCCACACCAAACAATCCCAATGCATTAACTTTTGACCCGTCCTATGTATATGGTCCCAATCAGGGAATACGGGGTTTTTTGGGGGTTCGCTATAGGATATATTAA
- a CDS encoding lycopene cyclase family protein, which translates to MAKLDYDYIIIGAGASGLLLADALGKDSFFSQKSILLLDKDAKKNNDRTWCFWEKGKGEFDTILYKVWNQILFKGQEFSKSYTIEPYAYKMVRGIDFYEHYLERLKGYPNIRFEQDAVTEVKDSEECVSVHTQENEYRCQKVFDSRFNYEMIEAEGSYPVLQQHFVGWIVKTPKPVFEVDQTTYMDFSVPQKGNTRFMYVLPFKEDEALVEYTLFSKELLPKTDYEEAIHDYLQNKLHCDTYEILEREQGSIPMTCYDFGQRNSERIIHIGTAGGWAKPSTGYTFMGSSKKIPLLISNLKSDNNMHDLGQKKRFWFYDLLLLDVLYNNNEKGHQIFTSLFKKRKPQLIFKFLDEETSFREELQFISGCPNLPFIKAIFKRLF; encoded by the coding sequence ATGGCCAAATTGGATTACGATTACATCATTATTGGTGCGGGAGCTTCGGGACTGCTCTTGGCCGATGCCTTGGGAAAAGATTCTTTCTTCTCCCAAAAATCGATCCTCCTTTTGGATAAGGATGCCAAGAAAAACAACGACCGTACCTGGTGCTTCTGGGAAAAAGGCAAAGGCGAGTTCGATACTATTTTATACAAAGTATGGAACCAAATCCTCTTTAAGGGACAGGAATTTTCCAAAAGCTATACTATTGAGCCTTATGCCTATAAAATGGTAAGGGGAATCGATTTCTATGAACATTATTTGGAGAGACTTAAGGGATATCCCAATATCCGTTTTGAACAAGATGCGGTTACGGAAGTAAAGGATTCCGAGGAATGTGTGTCGGTCCATACCCAAGAAAACGAGTATCGTTGTCAAAAGGTTTTTGATAGTCGGTTTAATTATGAAATGATTGAAGCCGAAGGAAGCTATCCTGTACTTCAACAGCATTTTGTGGGATGGATCGTTAAAACCCCAAAGCCGGTATTTGAAGTGGACCAAACGACGTACATGGATTTCTCCGTTCCACAAAAAGGAAATACGCGGTTTATGTACGTGCTACCTTTTAAAGAGGATGAGGCATTGGTAGAATATACCCTGTTCTCCAAGGAGTTACTTCCCAAAACCGACTATGAGGAGGCTATCCATGACTACCTTCAAAATAAGTTGCATTGCGATACCTATGAAATACTGGAGCGAGAACAGGGAAGCATTCCTATGACCTGTTATGATTTTGGCCAACGCAACTCGGAGCGAATTATCCATATTGGAACTGCAGGAGGCTGGGCAAAACCTAGTACCGGATATACTTTTATGGGCTCTTCCAAGAAAATCCCGTTGCTAATTTCCAATTTGAAGTCGGACAACAATATGCACGACCTAGGGCAAAAAAAACGTTTTTGGTTCTACGATCTACTGCTACTTGACGTGCTTTATAATAACAATGAAAAAGGACATCAAATCTTCACAAGCCTGTTCAAAAAAAGAAAGCCACAGTTGATTTTCAAGTTTCTGGACGAAGAGACCAGTTTTAGGGAGGAACTTCAATTCATTTCCGGCTGTCCCAATCTACCTTTTATAAAGGCGATCTTCAAAAGACTTTTTTAA
- a CDS encoding polyprenyl synthetase family protein, giving the protein MQPIDFYRSEFISYMESKFVLKEPVNLYEPINYILKLGGKRLRPVLALLSAEIFDGSYKNALDAALAIEVFHNFSLVHDDIMDAAPVRRGQATVHEKWDTNTGILSGDAMLICAYQLFENYDAATFRDLAKLFSTTALQVCEGQQYDVDFESREDVTLREYLKMIEYKTAVLVAAAMKMGGIVANTSPQNQEHIYNFGLNLGIAFQLQDDYLDVFGDPETFGKQVGGDIIENKKTILFIKAVESGSASFKKELLDLYSIQPGDPAGKIEAVQAIFRESGAAEATRIDIESFTQKAFLILNDLDITNSKKEILRQFGENLMRRTV; this is encoded by the coding sequence ATGCAACCCATTGATTTTTATAGGTCGGAATTCATCTCCTACATGGAGTCCAAGTTTGTTTTGAAGGAGCCGGTAAATCTTTATGAACCTATAAACTACATCCTAAAATTGGGTGGTAAACGGTTGCGGCCCGTTTTGGCACTGTTATCGGCGGAAATTTTTGACGGGTCTTATAAAAATGCCTTGGACGCTGCATTGGCCATTGAGGTATTCCATAACTTTTCGTTGGTACATGATGATATTATGGATGCGGCACCAGTACGTAGAGGCCAAGCGACCGTTCACGAGAAATGGGATACTAATACAGGTATACTATCTGGAGATGCCATGCTGATCTGCGCATATCAGCTTTTTGAAAATTATGACGCGGCCACCTTTAGGGATTTGGCAAAATTGTTCAGTACAACGGCATTGCAGGTTTGTGAGGGGCAGCAGTACGATGTTGATTTTGAGTCCAGGGAAGACGTAACGCTACGGGAGTATTTAAAAATGATAGAATACAAAACGGCCGTTTTGGTCGCCGCTGCCATGAAAATGGGCGGTATTGTGGCGAATACCAGCCCACAGAACCAGGAACATATTTACAATTTTGGGTTGAACCTGGGCATCGCCTTTCAGCTTCAGGACGATTATTTGGACGTATTTGGGGACCCCGAGACTTTTGGAAAACAGGTAGGGGGGGATATTATTGAAAATAAGAAAACGATACTTTTTATAAAGGCGGTGGAGTCCGGTTCTGCAAGCTTTAAAAAGGAACTTTTGGACCTGTATTCAATTCAACCCGGGGACCCAGCGGGAAAAATTGAGGCTGTACAGGCCATTTTTAGGGAAAGTGGGGCTGCGGAAGCGACTCGAATCGACATTGAATCCTTTACCCAAAAGGCGTTCTTGATTTTAAACGATTTGGATATTACCAATTCCAAAAAGGAAATTCTTAGGCAGTTCGGTGAAAATCTGATGCGTAGGACCGTTTAA
- a CDS encoding RNA polymerase sigma factor: MVSKKQQNNNLTEFFEEEYSSLKGYVRSKIRHTAESDAEDIIQDVALRIFSRPLDALPIQNIGGFVYNAIRNRIIDIMRTKRERIDDEDTLEMLWTEFASLFQDDFQEPYPEELREKLKNAIAALKPVYRDIIIAVDFEGYTYKEIANRTGISPGTLMSRRHRALSILLKKLKTEK; encoded by the coding sequence GTGGTTTCAAAAAAACAACAGAATAACAACCTGACCGAGTTCTTTGAGGAAGAATACAGTTCGCTGAAAGGCTATGTACGCTCAAAAATAAGGCATACGGCAGAAAGTGATGCGGAGGATATCATTCAGGATGTCGCGTTGCGGATTTTCTCCAGGCCCTTGGATGCCTTGCCCATTCAAAATATTGGTGGCTTTGTTTACAATGCTATCAGGAATAGGATTATTGACATCATGCGCACAAAAAGGGAAAGGATAGATGACGAGGATACCTTGGAAATGCTATGGACGGAATTCGCGAGTCTGTTCCAGGATGATTTTCAGGAGCCGTATCCCGAGGAATTACGGGAGAAACTTAAAAATGCCATTGCAGCACTTAAGCCTGTGTACAGGGACATTATCATCGCTGTGGATTTTGAAGGATATACCTACAAGGAAATCGCGAACCGAACAGGTATATCCCCAGGAACATTGATGTCCAGAAGACATAGGGCCCTGTCCATTTTATTAAAAAAATTAAAAACTGAAAAATAA
- a CDS encoding TetR/AcrR family transcriptional regulator, whose translation MKDKIREKATDMFLNYGFKSVTMDDIANTMGISKKTIYSEYSNKTALVEDCVMGKFCVMSEGINDITELEKNPIEELFEIKKYILSHLKDEKTSPQYQLMKYYPKIYSKLKGMQFEMMQDCVTSNIQRGMELGLYRPNLDVEFISRIYFAGMNSIKDQNMFPLDRFSPIFLMETYLEYHLRGIVSPEGRQKLNEIINSNQQ comes from the coding sequence ATGAAAGATAAAATCAGGGAGAAGGCAACGGACATGTTTCTTAACTATGGGTTTAAAAGTGTTACCATGGATGACATTGCGAATACCATGGGAATATCAAAAAAGACCATCTATTCTGAGTACAGCAACAAAACGGCCTTAGTGGAGGATTGTGTTATGGGCAAGTTTTGCGTCATGAGCGAGGGCATCAACGACATTACAGAGCTGGAAAAAAATCCAATAGAAGAACTCTTTGAAATAAAAAAATATATCCTAAGTCACTTAAAAGACGAAAAAACCTCTCCTCAGTACCAATTAATGAAATACTATCCCAAGATATATAGCAAACTAAAAGGTATGCAATTTGAGATGATGCAGGACTGCGTCACCTCCAATATTCAAAGGGGAATGGAACTGGGCCTGTATAGACCTAATTTGGATGTAGAATTCATATCCCGCATCTACTTTGCCGGAATGAACAGTATCAAGGACCAAAATATGTTTCCATTGGACCGTTTTTCCCCCATCTTTTTAATGGAAACCTATTTGGAATATCACCTAAGGGGCATTGTATCTCCCGAAGGCCGTCAAAAGTTAAACGAAATCATCAATTCAAATCAACAATAA
- a CDS encoding TolC family protein — translation MRNQLITLCMLMAVLFGHAQEETYSFTLDEAIAFALENNYSAINADRDLIDAQKQKWETIAEGLPQISGAVSYQNQLIQQVVQLPGEIAGGEPGTFVEVVFGQPQQVNASATLRQKIFDGSYIVGVQATKAFLRYSANNNEKTAQEVRKAVVESYGNVLLAKESVAILKRNKETLDKNLYETTKLFENGLGDEESVDQLKITLSSIENQLKNAIRLEDITLQMLNVVMGLDLDAPTQLKDDLENLTQEQIDLEIMETNLSLENNVDYKIALNLNEQRYFEWKLARSRALPTLNGFVSYGALSFGDQFTFFDSGQDYFEFSSFGLDLSIPIFSSLKRSASTQRAKIAMEKAKTQLTEAEQQIRLQLENAKSNYVLAIEQYQTSKENLALAERIENKNQIKYTEGLASSFELRQAQTQLYTAQQEYLQFMVDVINKKTELEIILNKQS, via the coding sequence ATGCGCAATCAACTAATCACTTTATGTATGCTCATGGCAGTTCTATTTGGCCATGCGCAGGAAGAAACCTATAGCTTTACATTAGACGAGGCCATTGCCTTCGCACTGGAAAATAATTATAGCGCTATCAATGCCGACAGGGATCTCATCGACGCCCAAAAACAGAAATGGGAGACCATAGCTGAAGGATTGCCGCAGATTTCCGGTGCCGTTAGCTACCAAAACCAATTGATACAACAAGTGGTGCAGCTGCCGGGCGAAATCGCTGGCGGTGAACCAGGAACCTTTGTTGAGGTGGTCTTTGGGCAGCCACAACAGGTGAATGCCTCTGCCACCTTACGCCAGAAAATTTTTGATGGTTCCTATATTGTGGGCGTTCAAGCGACCAAGGCCTTTTTACGGTACAGTGCCAATAACAATGAAAAAACGGCCCAAGAGGTGCGCAAAGCGGTGGTAGAATCCTATGGAAACGTTCTTCTTGCCAAGGAGAGCGTCGCAATTCTAAAGCGTAACAAGGAAACCTTGGACAAAAACCTCTACGAGACCACCAAACTTTTTGAAAACGGACTTGGTGACGAGGAAAGCGTGGACCAGCTGAAAATTACGCTTTCATCCATAGAAAACCAATTAAAGAACGCCATACGCTTGGAGGATATAACCCTGCAAATGCTGAACGTGGTCATGGGGCTAGACCTTGATGCCCCCACCCAACTAAAGGATGATTTGGAAAACCTTACCCAAGAACAGATTGACCTGGAAATCATGGAAACTAATCTAAGCCTTGAAAACAATGTGGATTATAAAATCGCCCTTAACCTCAACGAACAGCGGTATTTTGAATGGAAATTGGCTAGAAGCCGGGCCCTGCCCACCCTAAATGGTTTTGTAAGCTACGGTGCGCTTTCCTTTGGGGATCAATTTACTTTTTTTGACAGCGGCCAGGACTATTTCGAGTTTTCCTCTTTTGGACTAGACCTCAGCATTCCCATTTTTAGCTCCTTAAAACGAAGTGCAAGTACCCAGCGAGCCAAAATCGCCATGGAGAAGGCCAAGACACAGTTAACGGAAGCTGAACAACAGATACGCCTACAATTGGAGAATGCCAAAAGCAACTATGTATTGGCCATTGAACAATACCAGACCTCCAAGGAAAACCTGGCACTTGCCGAGCGTATAGAGAACAAGAACCAAATCAAATATACAGAAGGTCTTGCCAGTAGTTTTGAATTGAGGCAGGCGCAGACGCAATTGTATACGGCCCAACAGGAATACCTACAATTCATGGTGGACGTCATCAATAAGAAAACGGAACTGGAAATCATTCTAAACAAACAATCTTAA
- a CDS encoding efflux RND transporter periplasmic adaptor subunit — protein sequence MKKLLFLAISIGLISCGGENQSVSGVIEKGDLEAIRAKKNELVTQQKELESQLAQLDSAILKFGTEEKLPLVNTIEVNPQIFNHYLELQGDVSTKQNVLIYPEMAGTLQKVYVKEGQRVTKGQLLATIDDGGMGSQLSQLKTQAELAKTTFERRKRLWDQQIGSEIEYLSAKAEFEARQDAVKQAESQLGKSSIRAPFSGIIDDVIKDQGTVVAPGPGSEVFRIVNLSDMFIEVDVPETYLGAITKGKEALVYFPVLGDSIQTEIRETGNFINPANRSFSVEIPVPNKDGKIKPNLTAKVNLNDYTSENAILIPSSIISENAEGDQYVFVAGNPDSENEAIVKRTIITIGKTQKGQAEVLSGLEAGDQVIKEGARSVKDGQKVKIQK from the coding sequence ATGAAGAAACTACTTTTTCTGGCCATTTCAATAGGACTCATATCCTGCGGGGGCGAAAACCAATCCGTATCGGGTGTTATAGAAAAGGGTGATTTGGAAGCGATACGAGCCAAAAAGAACGAGCTGGTAACCCAACAAAAAGAACTGGAAAGCCAATTGGCACAGTTGGATTCCGCCATATTGAAATTTGGAACGGAAGAAAAACTACCATTGGTCAATACGATCGAAGTAAATCCCCAGATATTCAATCACTACTTGGAGCTTCAGGGCGATGTAAGTACCAAACAGAACGTGCTTATCTATCCAGAAATGGCGGGTACCTTGCAAAAGGTATACGTGAAGGAAGGACAGCGCGTAACCAAGGGGCAGTTATTGGCGACCATAGACGATGGCGGTATGGGAAGCCAGCTTTCCCAATTGAAAACGCAGGCAGAACTGGCCAAAACCACCTTTGAAAGAAGGAAAAGGCTGTGGGACCAACAGATAGGGTCCGAAATCGAATACCTATCGGCGAAGGCTGAATTCGAGGCGAGGCAAGATGCCGTTAAACAAGCGGAAAGCCAATTGGGGAAATCGTCCATTAGGGCCCCTTTTTCAGGTATCATTGACGATGTTATCAAAGATCAGGGAACCGTGGTTGCACCCGGTCCGGGTTCCGAAGTATTCCGCATCGTAAACCTTTCCGATATGTTCATAGAGGTCGATGTACCCGAAACGTATCTGGGGGCTATCACAAAAGGCAAGGAGGCCTTGGTGTATTTCCCGGTTTTGGGTGACAGCATCCAAACGGAAATCAGGGAAACCGGAAACTTTATCAATCCCGCCAATAGGTCGTTCAGCGTTGAAATACCGGTTCCCAACAAGGACGGAAAAATAAAACCAAACCTCACCGCCAAGGTGAACCTTAACGATTACACCAGCGAGAATGCCATCTTAATACCTTCAAGTATAATTTCCGAAAACGCGGAAGGTGATCAATATGTTTTTGTTGCCGGTAATCCCGATTCTGAAAATGAAGCGATTGTAAAAAGAACCATAATAACCATTGGTAAAACCCAAAAGGGACAAGCAGAGGTATTGTCCGGTCTGGAAGCTGGGGACCAAGTGATCAAGGAAGGCGCCAGAAGTGTTAAGGACGGCCAAAAAGTAAAAATTCAAAAGTAA